A window of the Acidimicrobiales bacterium genome harbors these coding sequences:
- a CDS encoding IS256 family transposase, whose product MTEYESALSAFETRLTGTGLAGSLAEILTDALQELIEAELTARIGAEPGERTLARTNLRNGHRPKLVSTPAGDLELGIPKLRQGSFFPELLEPRRRIDKALWAVIMTAYITGTSTRKVDDLVKALGCDTGISKSSVSRICKNIDADVAVLRNRDLGHQRFVYVWLDATYVHVREAGQVTSKAVVIATGLRADGYREVLGVDVGDSENETFWTEFLRSLKERNLTGVRLVISDAHAGLKAAIRRVFQGAGWQRCRVHAMRNLLSVAKHQHRLMIAALIRTIFAQPDAGSARTQLRNVVTQLAGVSPEVATKLEGMETDLLAYTGFPPAHWSKIWSNNPIERLNRELKRRTDVVQIFPNTESVIRLVGALLVEINDEMISSDRRYIAAGSLEPLVDHEGEPLTSLPAAPRT is encoded by the coding sequence ATGACCGAATACGAGTCTGCCCTATCCGCTTTCGAGACGCGTCTCACCGGGACCGGCCTTGCCGGATCTCTCGCCGAGATTCTGACCGACGCCCTCCAAGAACTCATCGAAGCCGAACTCACTGCGAGGATCGGCGCCGAACCTGGTGAACGGACCCTGGCCCGCACCAACCTGCGCAACGGGCACCGCCCGAAACTGGTATCGACCCCCGCCGGCGACCTCGAGCTGGGGATCCCGAAACTCCGGCAGGGATCGTTCTTCCCCGAGCTCCTCGAGCCCCGCCGCCGGATCGACAAAGCCTTGTGGGCGGTGATCATGACCGCCTACATCACCGGCACCAGCACCCGGAAGGTCGACGACCTGGTCAAGGCGTTGGGCTGCGACACCGGCATCTCCAAGAGCAGCGTCAGCAGGATCTGCAAGAACATCGACGCCGATGTCGCAGTGCTCCGCAACCGTGATCTGGGGCATCAACGCTTCGTCTATGTCTGGTTGGATGCCACCTACGTCCATGTCCGCGAAGCAGGCCAGGTCACTTCCAAAGCGGTCGTGATCGCCACGGGTCTCCGAGCCGATGGCTACCGCGAAGTACTCGGCGTCGATGTCGGGGACTCAGAGAACGAAACGTTCTGGACCGAGTTCCTCCGGAGTTTGAAAGAACGCAACCTCACTGGTGTCCGCCTCGTCATCTCCGACGCCCACGCCGGGCTGAAAGCAGCGATCCGGCGGGTGTTCCAGGGCGCCGGCTGGCAGCGCTGCAGAGTCCACGCGATGAGGAACCTGTTGTCGGTCGCCAAGCATCAGCACCGCCTGATGATCGCTGCGTTGATCCGCACGATCTTCGCCCAGCCCGACGCCGGGTCGGCCCGCACCCAGTTGCGTAACGTCGTCACCCAGCTCGCCGGTGTGTCGCCCGAGGTCGCGACGAAGCTGGAGGGCATGGAGACCGATCTGTTGGCCTACACCGGGTTCCCGCCGGCGCATTGGTCCAAGATCTGGTCGAACAACCCGATCGAACGATTGAACCGTGAACTGAAACGACGCACCGATGTCGTGCAGATCTTCCCCAACACCGAGTCGGTGATCCGCCTCGTCGGGGCGTTGCTGGTCGAGATCAACGACGAAATGATCTCCTCGGACCGGCGCTACATCGCCGCCGGAAGTCTCGAACCACTCGTCGACCACGAAGGAGAACCGCTAACGTCATTGCCCGCAGCCCCAAGAACTTGA
- a CDS encoding SRPBCC family protein gives MTDENLTAQRRIDAPPCTVFALLADPANHAAIDGTGWVRGPRREGVTITAEGEVFDMAMFHPQHPDGDYEIANRVVAFEPPTVIEWEPGFYVDDGQRESGRWTWRYDLAEVDGQTEVTLTYDWSNATNEARERFQFPPFGVDKLTESLDNLAALTI, from the coding sequence GTGACTGACGAGAACCTGACCGCCCAGCGCCGCATCGACGCGCCGCCCTGCACCGTGTTCGCCTTGCTGGCCGATCCAGCCAACCACGCTGCGATCGACGGGACCGGATGGGTTCGGGGCCCACGTCGCGAGGGCGTCACGATCACCGCCGAGGGTGAGGTGTTCGACATGGCGATGTTCCATCCGCAGCACCCCGACGGCGACTATGAGATCGCCAATCGGGTGGTCGCCTTCGAGCCGCCTACCGTGATCGAGTGGGAGCCCGGCTTCTACGTCGACGACGGCCAACGCGAGTCCGGCCGCTGGACCTGGCGCTACGACCTTGCAGAGGTCGACGGCCAGACCGAGGTCACCCTCACCTATGACTGGTCGAACGCAACGAACGAGGCACGTGAGCGCTTCCAGTTCCCGCCGTTCGGGGTCGACAAGCTCACCGAGAGCCTGGACAACCTCGCTGCGCTGACGATCTGA